A single genomic interval of Cupriavidus sp. MP-37 harbors:
- a CDS encoding FAD/NAD(P)-binding protein, with protein MTITRRDFLNGTALAIAAGLAPAQLLHAQPRAGAPSASYPPALTGLRGNHAGTYTLAHSLAREGAKYPAVLAREAYDLVVVGGGLSGLAAAWFYRRRFGARRRILILDNHDDFGGHAKRNEFTVRGKRLVTYGGSAEMPASAAGDAAVRELLAGLGLDAAHPPAAATADPYAALGMGRAVFFDAEHFGRDQWVAGDPFGEAIDARSGARAGGPDTAALSRFLDSAPLPAADRAALARLAAGTTDYLPALSGAERSAALRTMRYAAFLRDKAGLGLAGQRFLRSRSLDAYALDADGISVADAIAIGLPAGANVPVPGGNARLGKSPGSRLWFADGNASLARLLVQSLIPGVARVAAPAQVVSAAFDYGRLDREGEPVRLRLNSTAIAVEPDGPITRVTYGFSGNLHRLEARHVVLAGYNMMIPYLLPSLPAQQKTILHNEAKAPLVYTKVALDHWQAFAALGTRRIHAPAMAYTDLWLEPPAGREPSDPAVLHMLYVPAVPDSGMPARDRFRAGRALLLGTPFDAMERDIRAQLDRMLGHQGFASKDVIRGITVNRWAHGYSYMPDSLAGENVAPDAAWPGLAGVGNISIANSDNAGSPSLTAAVAQGKRAIERLPG; from the coding sequence ATGACGATCACCCGAAGAGACTTCCTCAATGGCACCGCGCTGGCCATTGCCGCGGGACTGGCGCCGGCGCAGCTGCTGCACGCGCAGCCACGCGCGGGCGCGCCGTCTGCTTCCTATCCGCCGGCGCTGACCGGGCTGCGCGGCAACCACGCCGGCACCTACACGCTGGCCCACAGCCTGGCGCGCGAAGGCGCGAAGTATCCCGCGGTGCTGGCGCGCGAGGCCTATGACCTGGTGGTGGTCGGCGGCGGCCTCAGCGGCCTGGCGGCGGCGTGGTTCTACCGCCGCCGCTTCGGCGCCAGGCGCCGCATCCTGATCCTCGACAACCACGACGATTTCGGCGGCCATGCCAAGCGCAACGAGTTCACGGTGCGCGGCAAGCGGCTGGTGACCTATGGCGGCAGCGCCGAGATGCCGGCCAGCGCGGCCGGCGACGCCGCGGTGCGCGAGCTGCTGGCCGGGCTCGGGCTCGATGCCGCGCATCCGCCCGCCGCCGCCACCGCCGATCCGTATGCCGCGCTCGGCATGGGCCGCGCGGTGTTTTTCGATGCCGAGCACTTCGGGCGCGACCAATGGGTCGCGGGCGACCCGTTCGGCGAAGCGATCGATGCGCGCAGCGGCGCGCGCGCGGGCGGCCCGGATACGGCGGCCTTGTCGCGCTTCCTGGACAGCGCGCCGTTGCCCGCGGCGGACCGCGCCGCGCTGGCGCGGCTGGCCGCGGGCACCACCGACTACCTGCCGGCGCTGTCGGGCGCCGAACGCAGCGCGGCGCTGCGCACCATGCGCTACGCCGCCTTCCTGCGCGACAAGGCCGGCCTCGGCCTGGCCGGGCAGCGCTTCCTGCGCAGCCGCAGTCTCGATGCCTACGCGCTCGATGCCGACGGCATCTCGGTGGCCGACGCCATCGCCATCGGCCTGCCCGCCGGCGCCAACGTGCCGGTGCCGGGGGGCAATGCGCGGCTGGGCAAGTCGCCCGGTTCGCGCTTGTGGTTTGCCGATGGCAATGCCTCGCTGGCGCGGCTGCTGGTGCAGAGCCTGATCCCGGGCGTGGCGCGCGTGGCCGCGCCGGCGCAGGTGGTGTCGGCCGCGTTCGACTACGGCCGCCTGGATCGCGAAGGAGAGCCGGTACGCCTGCGCCTGAACAGCACCGCGATCGCGGTCGAGCCCGACGGCCCGATCACGCGCGTCACCTATGGCTTCAGCGGCAACCTGCATCGGCTCGAGGCACGCCACGTGGTGCTGGCCGGCTACAACATGATGATTCCGTACCTGCTGCCGTCGCTGCCGGCGCAGCAGAAGACGATCCTGCACAACGAGGCCAAGGCGCCGCTGGTCTACACCAAGGTGGCGCTGGACCACTGGCAGGCGTTTGCCGCGCTGGGCACGCGCCGCATCCATGCGCCGGCGATGGCCTACACCGATCTCTGGCTGGAGCCGCCCGCGGGCAGGGAGCCGTCCGACCCGGCGGTGCTGCACATGCTCTATGTGCCGGCCGTGCCCGACAGCGGCATGCCCGCGCGCGACCGCTTCCGCGCCGGCCGCGCCTTGCTGCTGGGCACGCCGTTCGATGCGATGGAGCGCGACATCCGCGCGCAGCTCGACCGCATGCTGGGGCACCAGGGCTTTGCCTCGAAAGACGTGATCCGCGGCATCACCGTCAACCGCTGGGCGCACGGCTACAGCTACATGCCCGACAGCCTGGCCGGCGAGAACGTCGCGCCGGACGCGGCGTGGCCCGGCCTGGCCGGCGTCGGCAACATCAGCATCGCCAACAGCGACAACGCCGGCAGCCCATCGCTGACGGCGGCGGTGGCGCAGGGCAAGCGCGCCATCGAGCGGCTGCCCGGCTAG
- a CDS encoding cytochrome c, with protein sequence MRFPFHWPGLAVSRVLRKLAGLALALLLPAGLAQAAGDAQQVERGRYLARIANCAACHTSAGGKPFAGGLPIRTAVGTLYSTNITPDAGTGIGAYTLAEFDRALRHGVARDGKLLYPAMPYPSYARMRGDDVAALYAYLRAEVAPVAQRNRAPQMRWPFGMRGLLAVWNALFLDDDPVRTDPARDAAWNRGAYLVQAVAHCGACHTPRGTLFAEKGLDERSRHFLSGASVEGWSATNLTGDQLTGLGAWSRADIAEFLRTGRNAHATSFGPMSTVVSTATQYMSAADLDAVAAYLKSLPGARGEDQPFRHDPASAQQLRQGRFDLPGARQYAVFCMPCHGADGKGFARVFPPLAGNPTVADPDPASLVNLLLDGAVTARVGTAPSDYHMPGYGWTLDDQELANVLTFIRRSWGNRAAPVPEAEVAARRQALAAQRKADAEP encoded by the coding sequence ATGCGCTTTCCTTTTCACTGGCCCGGCCTCGCTGTGTCCCGCGTGTTGCGCAAGCTGGCCGGCCTGGCGCTGGCGCTGCTGCTGCCCGCGGGCCTGGCGCAGGCCGCCGGCGACGCGCAGCAGGTCGAGCGCGGCCGCTACCTGGCCCGCATCGCCAACTGCGCCGCCTGCCACACCAGCGCAGGCGGCAAGCCCTTTGCCGGCGGGCTGCCGATCCGCACCGCGGTCGGCACGCTGTATTCGACCAATATCACGCCGGATGCCGGCACCGGCATCGGCGCCTACACGCTGGCCGAGTTCGATCGCGCCCTGCGTCACGGCGTGGCGCGCGACGGCAAGCTCCTGTATCCGGCCATGCCGTACCCCTCTTATGCACGCATGAGGGGCGACGACGTGGCGGCCCTGTACGCCTACCTGCGCGCCGAGGTGGCGCCGGTGGCGCAGCGCAATCGCGCGCCGCAGATGCGCTGGCCGTTCGGCATGCGCGGCCTGCTGGCGGTGTGGAATGCGCTGTTTCTCGATGACGACCCGGTCCGCACCGACCCGGCGCGCGACGCGGCGTGGAACCGCGGCGCCTACCTGGTGCAGGCGGTGGCGCACTGCGGCGCCTGCCATACGCCGCGCGGCACGCTGTTCGCCGAGAAGGGCCTGGACGAGCGCAGCCGGCATTTCCTGTCCGGCGCCAGCGTGGAGGGGTGGTCCGCCACCAACCTGACCGGCGACCAGCTCACCGGGCTGGGCGCCTGGTCGCGCGCGGACATCGCCGAGTTCCTGCGTACCGGGCGCAATGCGCACGCGACTTCGTTCGGCCCGATGTCCACGGTGGTCTCCACCGCCACCCAGTACATGAGCGCGGCCGACCTCGACGCGGTTGCCGCTTACCTCAAGTCGCTGCCAGGCGCGCGCGGCGAAGACCAGCCGTTCCGGCACGACCCCGCCAGCGCGCAGCAGCTGCGGCAGGGCCGCTTCGACCTGCCCGGCGCTCGCCAGTACGCGGTGTTCTGCATGCCGTGCCACGGCGCCGACGGCAAGGGCTTCGCCCGGGTCTTTCCGCCGCTGGCCGGCAACCCGACCGTGGCCGATCCGGATCCCGCATCGCTGGTCAACCTGCTGCTCGACGGCGCCGTGACCGCGCGGGTGGGCACCGCGCCGTCGGACTACCACATGCCCGGCTATGGCTGGACCCTGGACGACCAGGAACTGGCCAACGTGCTGACCTTTATCCGCCGCAGCTGGGGCAACCGGGCCGCGCCGGTGCCCGAGGCCGAGGTGGCTGCGCGGCGCCAGGCGCTGGCCGCGCAGCGCAAAGCCGACGCCGAACCATGA
- a CDS encoding DUF2970 domain-containing protein, with protein MNPLRLLRTVLWGFFGLRQGREHQRDLDNLRPVPLIVTGVAVAAGLVACLVLVANWAVSAA; from the coding sequence ATGAACCCGTTGAGGCTGTTGCGGACCGTGCTGTGGGGCTTCTTTGGCCTGCGCCAGGGCCGGGAGCACCAGCGCGACCTGGACAACCTGCGCCCGGTGCCGCTGATCGTGACCGGCGTGGCCGTTGCCGCCGGACTGGTGGCCTGCCTGGTGCTGGTGGCCAACTGGGCCGTGTCGGCGGCATGA
- a CDS encoding PLP-dependent aminotransferase family protein, with product MKRYEALAETLAADIRNGSLPPGTRLPSIRKTVAQYGVSPSTAFQAYYRLEERGLVRARERSGYYVAGPARRELPQPQARPSRQVSTQVDISKLVFAVLEGARDRELVQFGSAFPSPELFPWERLRKSLARAGRALDPWYSVNDLPPGNAALRRQIALRYLGAGAPQPADDLVVTNGALEALNLCLMAVTQPGDVVAIESPGFYASLQALERLRLKAVEIPVDPAEGIDLGALDAALSRHPVKACWFMTQFQNPLGASMSEDKKKALVALLARHQVPLIEDDVYGELYFGNRCPLPAKAFDTQGLVMHCSSFSKTLAPGFRIGWVAPGRFGEAIQRLKLMTTLSAGVPAQVALAEYLQHGGYDKHLRKLRHVLEMQQGRMIDAIGQHFPEPVRVSRPEGGYFLWVEFAAGFDALALHQAALEAGIGIAPGPIFSARQGYRNCIRLNYGHLWNDEAEAAVATLGRLIAQQPAG from the coding sequence ATGAAACGGTACGAAGCCCTGGCCGAAACCCTCGCCGCCGATATCCGCAACGGCAGCCTGCCGCCGGGCACGCGCCTGCCGTCGATCCGCAAGACCGTGGCGCAGTACGGCGTCAGCCCGTCGACCGCGTTCCAGGCCTATTACCGGCTCGAAGAGCGCGGGCTGGTGCGGGCGCGCGAGCGCTCCGGCTACTACGTGGCCGGGCCGGCGCGGCGCGAGCTGCCGCAGCCGCAGGCGCGCCCGTCGCGGCAGGTGTCGACGCAGGTGGACATCTCCAAGCTGGTGTTCGCCGTGCTCGAAGGCGCGCGCGACCGCGAGCTGGTGCAGTTCGGCTCGGCCTTTCCGTCGCCCGAGCTGTTCCCGTGGGAGCGGCTGCGCAAGTCGCTGGCGCGTGCCGGCCGCGCACTCGACCCGTGGTACTCGGTCAACGACCTGCCGCCCGGCAATGCCGCGCTGCGCCGCCAGATCGCGCTGCGCTACCTCGGCGCAGGCGCGCCGCAGCCGGCCGACGACCTGGTCGTCACCAACGGCGCGCTCGAGGCGCTGAACCTGTGCCTGATGGCGGTGACGCAGCCGGGCGACGTGGTCGCGATCGAATCGCCCGGCTTCTATGCCTCGCTGCAGGCGCTGGAGCGGCTGCGGCTCAAGGCCGTCGAGATCCCGGTCGACCCGGCCGAAGGCATCGACCTGGGCGCGCTCGACGCGGCGCTGTCGCGCCACCCGGTCAAGGCGTGCTGGTTCATGACGCAGTTCCAGAATCCGCTCGGCGCCAGCATGTCGGAGGACAAGAAGAAGGCGCTGGTGGCCTTGCTGGCGCGCCACCAGGTGCCGCTGATCGAGGACGACGTCTATGGCGAGCTTTACTTCGGCAACCGCTGCCCGCTGCCGGCCAAGGCCTTCGATACGCAGGGGCTGGTGATGCATTGCAGTTCGTTTTCAAAGACGCTGGCGCCGGGCTTCCGCATCGGCTGGGTCGCGCCGGGCCGCTTTGGCGAGGCGATCCAGCGGCTCAAGCTGATGACCACGCTGTCGGCCGGCGTGCCGGCGCAGGTGGCGCTGGCCGAGTACCTGCAGCATGGCGGCTACGACAAGCACCTGCGCAAGCTGCGCCATGTGCTGGAGATGCAGCAGGGCCGCATGATCGACGCGATCGGCCAGCACTTCCCGGAACCGGTGCGGGTGTCGCGGCCGGAGGGCGGGTATTTCCTGTGGGTGGAGTTTGCGGCCGGCTTCGATGCCCTGGCCTTGCACCAGGCCGCGCTGGAAGCGGGCATCGGCATCGCGCCGGGACCGATTTTTTCGGCGCGGCAGGGGTATCGCAACTGCATCCGGCTGAACTACGGCCACCTGTGGAACGACGAGGCCGAGGCCGCGGTGGCCACGCTGGGACGGCTGATCGCGCAGCAGCCAGCCGGCTAG
- a CDS encoding glycine betaine ABC transporter substrate-binding protein translates to MLATALVVAEPAQAADPLRVGSKRFTESYILGELLTQAAGPPGTAQHQQGLGNTAIVFEALKAGSIDLYPEYTGTLAAEILKLPPGAGLEAIQRALAPLGLGATIPLGFENTYALAVSDTRPLHLRRLSDLAAQPRLRLGLSHEFLGRADGWPGLASRYRLPQQPVGLDHGVAYEALAAGQVDAIDIYSTDAKILKYRLRVLEDDRRYFPRYDAVVVYRLDVPQRFPRAWQALQRLSGRISAADMVAMNAAAEIDRKPFDLVAREFLAHGPDPGTETAAAPASRAAAAGTGGRGLLGALLGPDTNRLARRHVGLVAGAVGAATLAGVPLGILAARRRRTGQVVLGAVSVLQTVPSLALLAMLIPLLGRIGVWPALVALFLYALLPIVRNTTTGLEQVPTGMRDAARALGLRGGQVLRYVELPLALPVLLAGVKTAAIISVGTATIAAFVGAGGFGERIATGLALNDTTLLLAGAIPAAVLALAVQAAFEALEWALRRHRGAR, encoded by the coding sequence GTGCTTGCAACGGCACTTGTGGTCGCGGAGCCCGCGCAGGCCGCCGACCCGCTGCGCGTCGGCTCCAAGCGCTTTACCGAGTCCTACATCCTTGGCGAACTGCTGACGCAGGCCGCCGGCCCGCCGGGCACCGCGCAGCACCAGCAAGGGCTGGGCAATACCGCGATCGTGTTCGAGGCACTCAAGGCCGGCAGCATCGACCTCTATCCCGAGTACACCGGCACGCTCGCCGCCGAGATCCTGAAGCTGCCGCCTGGCGCTGGCCTGGAGGCGATCCAGCGGGCACTGGCCCCGCTGGGACTGGGCGCCACGATCCCGCTCGGCTTCGAAAACACCTACGCACTGGCCGTCTCCGATACCCGCCCGCTCCACCTGCGCCGGCTCAGCGACCTGGCCGCGCAGCCGCGGCTGCGGCTGGGGCTGTCGCATGAATTCCTCGGCCGGGCAGACGGCTGGCCCGGCCTTGCCAGCCGCTATCGCCTGCCGCAGCAGCCGGTCGGGCTGGACCACGGCGTTGCCTATGAGGCGCTGGCAGCGGGGCAGGTGGATGCCATCGACATTTATTCGACCGACGCCAAGATCCTCAAGTACCGGCTGCGCGTGCTCGAGGATGACCGCCGCTATTTCCCGCGCTATGACGCGGTGGTGGTGTACCGGCTGGACGTGCCGCAGCGCTTCCCGCGGGCGTGGCAGGCGCTGCAGCGCTTGTCGGGCCGCATCAGCGCGGCGGACATGGTGGCGATGAACGCCGCGGCGGAGATTGACCGCAAGCCGTTCGATCTCGTCGCGCGAGAGTTCCTGGCCCATGGCCCGGACCCCGGCACCGAAACCGCCGCAGCGCCGGCATCCAGGGCCGCTGCGGCAGGCACCGGCGGCCGCGGCCTGCTGGGCGCGCTGCTTGGGCCCGATACCAATCGGCTGGCGCGGCGCCATGTCGGCCTGGTGGCCGGCGCGGTCGGTGCGGCCACGCTGGCCGGCGTGCCGCTGGGCATCCTGGCCGCGCGCCGCCGGCGTACCGGCCAGGTGGTGCTGGGTGCCGTCAGCGTGCTGCAGACCGTGCCGTCGCTGGCGCTGCTGGCGATGCTGATCCCGCTGCTGGGCCGCATCGGCGTGTGGCCCGCGCTGGTGGCACTGTTCCTGTATGCGTTGCTGCCGATCGTGCGCAACACCACCACCGGACTGGAGCAGGTGCCAACAGGCATGCGCGACGCGGCCCGCGCGCTCGGGTTGCGCGGCGGCCAGGTCCTGCGCTACGTGGAGCTGCCGCTGGCGCTGCCGGTGCTGCTGGCCGGCGTCAAGACCGCGGCCATCATCAGCGTGGGCACGGCCACGATCGCGGCGTTCGTCGGGGCGGGCGGTTTCGGCGAGCGCATTGCCACCGGGCTGGCGCTGAACGACACCACGCTGCTGCTCGCCGGCGCGATTCCGGCGGCGGTGCTGGCGCTGGCGGTGCAGGCCGCGTTCGAGGCGCTGGAGTGGGCGCTGCGCCGCCATCGCGGCGCGCGCTAG
- a CDS encoding LysR family transcriptional regulator, producing the protein MEIRQLEAFAAVVTTGSVTAAGRLLGRSQPAITRLIQELEAELGFALFTRSGPRVSPTEQGFLLYDEVEQTLAGMQQIRTRAAALARGDGRPLRIAATPALAAGLLPPALALAFARGLCAPERVAVQSQSPEQVVHAVLTGAADIGLNSLPLEHRGVTVHWIGQSACVAALRADDPLAARPAIALQDCRGRRLITMHNPYRLRRRVDRALAGAGVPAAGVIDTNTSISALTLVRAGLGIALLEPVTARGLPLTDIAVRPIDADIPFFFGVITPQARPASAAVQGLVQAVADAAAALLPDLVRREPAEHGALLQSLYGDAGGPDDAGDATDRPTQDSGLTSHD; encoded by the coding sequence ATGGAAATCCGGCAACTGGAAGCCTTCGCCGCAGTCGTCACCACCGGTAGCGTCACCGCCGCCGGGCGGCTGCTCGGGCGCTCGCAGCCGGCCATCACGCGGCTGATCCAGGAACTGGAGGCGGAACTCGGCTTTGCGCTGTTCACCCGCAGCGGCCCGCGGGTCAGCCCGACCGAGCAGGGTTTCCTGCTCTATGACGAGGTCGAGCAGACGCTGGCGGGCATGCAGCAGATCCGCACGCGCGCCGCGGCGCTGGCGCGCGGCGATGGCCGGCCGCTGCGCATTGCCGCCACCCCGGCGCTGGCCGCGGGCCTGCTGCCGCCGGCGCTGGCGCTGGCCTTCGCGCGCGGGCTGTGCGCGCCGGAGCGCGTGGCGGTGCAGAGCCAGTCGCCGGAACAGGTGGTGCACGCGGTGCTGACCGGCGCCGCCGACATCGGCCTGAACAGCCTGCCGCTGGAACACCGCGGCGTGACCGTGCACTGGATCGGCCAGTCCGCCTGCGTGGCGGCGCTGCGTGCCGACGACCCGCTCGCGGCGCGGCCCGCCATCGCGCTGCAGGACTGCCGCGGCCGCCGCCTGATCACCATGCACAACCCCTACCGGCTGCGCCGCCGCGTCGACCGCGCGCTGGCCGGCGCCGGCGTGCCGGCGGCAGGCGTGATCGACACCAATACCTCGATCAGCGCCCTGACCCTGGTGCGCGCCGGGTTGGGCATCGCGCTGCTGGAGCCGGTGACCGCGCGCGGGCTGCCGCTGACCGATATCGCGGTGCGGCCCATCGATGCCGATATTCCCTTCTTTTTCGGGGTGATCACGCCGCAGGCACGCCCTGCCAGCGCCGCCGTGCAGGGGCTGGTGCAGGCGGTGGCCGACGCCGCTGCCGCGCTGCTGCCCGACCTGGTGCGGCGCGAGCCGGCGGAGCACGGCGCGCTGCTGCAATCGCTCTATGGTGACGCTGGCGGCCCGGATGATGCCGGCGATGCCACGGACCGCCCAACCCAAGATTCCGGACTGACAAGCCATGACTGA
- a CDS encoding FAD-dependent oxidoreductase: MTDPTVATASPPPGLAALEARLRQDLSWLELPAKAWTMPRLVDGHEVLDVAVIGGGMAGLAASATLTHLGIRVRAFDRAPAGYEGPWATTARMETLRSPKQLTGPALGLPALTFRAWFEAQFGEAAWQALDKIPRLQWMDYLRWYRQVLALDIRNQHEVERIVPRADGLVALSMRTPAGPHTVLARRVVLATGRDGLGGAYVPPVAAALPLHLWAHSSDEMDYAALRGKRVGVVGAGASAMDSAATALEAGAASVEMLIRRADIPRVNKSKGAGNPGLTFGHYGLPDAWKWRLRHYINSQQVPPPRGSTLRVSRHANAYFNLGAALEAIEAQGDVLRVRTPQGEFELDFLIFSTGFRIALETRPEFATFAPHIRFWRDRHAPPAGQEDRELSDSPDLGEAFEFQEKTPGACPGLTRIHCFCYPAALSHGTVSGDIPAISDGARRLGQGIAARLYQEDIELHYAALQAYAEPEVFGDEWVPALPPALRTAEA, from the coding sequence ATGACTGACCCCACCGTTGCGACCGCTTCCCCGCCCCCGGGCCTGGCCGCCCTCGAAGCCCGGCTGCGCCAGGACCTGTCCTGGCTGGAGCTGCCCGCCAAGGCCTGGACCATGCCGCGCTTAGTCGACGGGCACGAGGTGCTGGACGTCGCCGTGATCGGCGGCGGCATGGCGGGCCTGGCGGCGAGCGCCACGCTGACCCACCTCGGTATTCGTGTGCGCGCCTTCGATCGCGCGCCGGCGGGCTATGAGGGCCCGTGGGCCACCACCGCGCGCATGGAGACGCTGCGCTCGCCCAAGCAGCTGACCGGCCCCGCGCTGGGCCTGCCGGCCCTGACCTTCCGCGCCTGGTTCGAGGCGCAGTTCGGCGAGGCCGCCTGGCAGGCGCTGGACAAGATCCCGCGCCTGCAATGGATGGACTACCTGCGCTGGTACCGCCAGGTGCTGGCGCTCGATATCCGCAACCAGCATGAGGTCGAGCGGATCGTGCCGCGTGCCGACGGGCTGGTGGCGCTGTCGATGCGGACGCCCGCCGGCCCGCACACGGTGCTGGCGCGCCGCGTGGTGCTGGCCACCGGCCGCGACGGCCTCGGCGGCGCCTACGTGCCGCCGGTGGCGGCCGCGCTGCCGCTCCACCTGTGGGCGCATTCGTCGGATGAGATGGATTACGCCGCGCTGCGCGGCAAGCGCGTGGGCGTGGTCGGGGCCGGCGCCTCGGCCATGGACAGCGCCGCGACCGCGCTGGAGGCCGGGGCCGCCAGCGTCGAGATGCTGATCCGGCGTGCCGATATCCCGCGCGTCAACAAGAGCAAGGGCGCCGGCAACCCGGGCCTGACCTTCGGCCACTACGGCCTGCCCGACGCGTGGAAATGGCGCCTGCGCCATTACATCAACAGCCAGCAGGTGCCGCCGCCGCGCGGCAGCACGCTGCGCGTGTCGCGCCATGCCAACGCGTATTTCAACCTGGGCGCCGCGCTGGAAGCGATCGAGGCACAGGGCGACGTGCTGCGGGTGCGCACGCCGCAGGGCGAGTTCGAACTGGACTTCCTGATCTTCTCCACGGGCTTCCGCATCGCGCTGGAAACGCGCCCGGAGTTCGCTACCTTCGCCCCGCATATCCGCTTCTGGCGCGACCGCCATGCGCCGCCCGCGGGCCAGGAAGACCGCGAGCTGTCCGATTCGCCCGATCTCGGCGAAGCCTTCGAATTCCAGGAGAAGACGCCCGGCGCCTGCCCCGGCCTGACGCGCATCCACTGCTTCTGCTATCCGGCGGCACTGTCGCACGGCACCGTCTCCGGCGACATCCCGGCGATCAGCGACGGCGCGCGCCGGCTGGGCCAGGGCATTGCCGCGCGGCTGTACCAGGAAGACATCGAGCTGCACTACGCCGCGCTGCAGGCCTATGCCGAGCCCGAAGTCTTCGGCGACGAATGGGTGCCGGCATTGCCGCCGGCGCTGCGCACCGCCGAAGCTTGA
- a CDS encoding CMD domain protein, protein MTQPPTSPVDLIDQLTGLAPGSATHALRHQRDKVVAATQGSYDALFDPDLPGLSLAERLLVALYAARLTPSPALAAHYRGRLEQLGIDAGQLRAAAEGTPADIAEPRLRAMLEFTRKLIEKPVEGDRAALLALPAAGLSTPAVVTLAQLVAFLSYQVRLVAGLDALKALNDNGALA, encoded by the coding sequence ATGACCCAGCCCCCGACTTCCCCGGTCGACCTGATCGACCAGCTCACCGGCCTCGCGCCGGGCAGCGCCACCCACGCCCTGCGGCACCAGCGCGACAAGGTCGTGGCCGCCACCCAGGGCAGCTACGACGCGCTGTTCGACCCTGACCTGCCCGGCCTGTCGCTGGCCGAACGGCTGCTGGTGGCGCTGTACGCCGCCCGGCTGACGCCGTCGCCGGCGCTGGCCGCGCACTACCGGGGCCGGCTCGAACAGCTCGGCATCGATGCCGGCCAGCTCCGCGCCGCGGCCGAGGGCACGCCCGCGGACATCGCCGAGCCGCGCCTGCGCGCCATGCTGGAATTCACCCGCAAGCTGATCGAGAAACCGGTCGAGGGCGACCGGGCCGCGCTGCTGGCGCTGCCCGCCGCCGGCCTGAGCACCCCGGCGGTGGTCACGCTGGCGCAGCTGGTCGCGTTCCTCTCCTACCAGGTGCGGCTGGTGGCCGGACTGGACGCACTGAAAGCCTTGAACGACAACGGAGCCCTGGCATGA
- a CDS encoding peroxidase-related enzyme — protein MSEIIKSHGFTNEVLDWKAWLDVVDLDQATPEQIAVLEESHPKAKVQDYYRFLVHQPEILRQRSTAFNAIMYAPGGMPRAERELSTTVVSRINGCVYCASVHAQRFEQLAKRNDVIRQVFDDPYSAGTTARERAIAKFSAELTERPAEVTAAQLEPLREAGLSDAEILDLIHSIAIFAWANRLMLNLGEPVFPDQAGG, from the coding sequence ATGAGCGAAATCATCAAGTCCCACGGCTTCACCAACGAAGTGCTCGACTGGAAGGCATGGCTGGACGTGGTCGACCTCGACCAGGCCACGCCCGAGCAGATCGCCGTGCTCGAGGAAAGCCACCCCAAGGCCAAGGTGCAGGACTACTACCGCTTCCTGGTCCACCAGCCCGAGATCCTGCGCCAGCGCTCGACCGCCTTCAACGCCATCATGTACGCCCCCGGCGGCATGCCGCGCGCCGAACGCGAGCTGTCGACCACGGTCGTGTCCCGGATCAACGGCTGCGTGTATTGCGCATCGGTGCATGCGCAGCGCTTCGAGCAGCTGGCCAAGCGCAACGACGTGATCCGCCAGGTCTTCGACGATCCCTACAGCGCCGGCACCACCGCGCGCGAACGCGCCATCGCCAAATTCTCGGCGGAACTGACCGAGCGGCCGGCCGAAGTCACCGCCGCACAGCTCGAGCCGCTGCGCGAGGCCGGTTTGAGCGATGCGGAGATCCTGGACCTGATCCACTCGATCGCAATCTTTGCGTGGGCGAACCGGTTGATGCTGAATCTCGGGGAGCCGGTGTTTCCGGATCAGGCCGGGGGCTGA